GACAGCTTGGCCCAGCGCTGGGGGCgcccggggggcaggggaagggggaggcgaGCACACCTGGTGCCTTCGCCCAGATGCGTATTAGCAGCAGTGGAATACAGGGCAGTGGCTGATCAGTTGGGGGTCATTGTGGGCTAGGGGAGGGGGTGTCAGTCCCTGGCCCGGTGCCACTAGTTGCCCTTGGCCAAGTTCTTTCGGAGGTTGTCCAGCAGGTTCAGGAAGCGGGTCTTGAGGCTCTCAGCATAGGGGGTCAGGCGCTCCTTGAAATCCTGCACGAGGGGCGTGACCTTCTCTCGGAAGGCAGTGAGGTGCTGGATCACCTTGGCCTGATACTCAGCAGCCTGGGGGATGCCCTTCTCCCGAATCTCCTGCAGCTTCTGGCTCAGCTTCTCGCGCAGCTCATCGCTGTAGGGGGTCAGGTTCTTGCGCAACTCCTCCACATGCCCACGCAGCCGGTCCCGGGCCTCCTCAGCCACGGGGGTCAGCTTCTGCTGCAGGACCTCCACCTTCTGCTTGGTCATCTCCTTCAGCTCCTCACTGATGGGGGTCAGCTTCTGACGATAGACCTCCAGCTCCTCCGTCCACTTCTTGTAGAACTGCTCCAGGAAGGGCTGGATCTTCTGTTTCACTTCCTCCATCTCCTTGGTTAGCTCCTTCCTCAGGGCCTCCGTGTCCTTCACCCACAGCCCCCAGGTCTCCTTGTAGTAGGGAGCCAGGTCCTCTTGCAGTTTTTGTGCCGCCACCGTCAGGGAGTCCAGGTTGTCAGCCAGCTTCAGGCTGCAGGGGAAGACAGCGGGGCCGGGGTTACACACCGCTGCACGGCCTCTCTCCTGGCAAAGCCCAGGGAGGCCCTGGGGATGCAGCCTTGTTCCCAGAAGGGATGGGACGGTACAGCCAGCAGATGGGCTGTGCTCCCAGCCACTGCCTTGTCATGGGCCTAACACTGGGAGCTGGGAACTCCTgcgttctaatcccagctctaacACTGACTCCCTCTGGCCAATCACCTCACCCCGCAGTTCCAGAAGGGTTCAcacattttgggtgcccagcttgagatgcCTGGGGCCTCAGAGTGGCTGACACCTCAGGTCTGGGTCAAGTCAATGGTAGATTTAACCtcttccatgcctcagtttccccagacaACCTGGGAACGACAAGGCTCACTCAGTTCTCTGGTGGTGGAAGGAGGGAGAGTGCTAGATCCACCACAAAGGTGAGGGGGGTCACAGC
The window above is part of the Caretta caretta isolate rCarCar2 chromosome 22, rCarCar1.hap1, whole genome shotgun sequence genome. Proteins encoded here:
- the APOA1 gene encoding apolipoprotein A-I — its product is MRAGIVILALVFLTGTQARHFWQHEDPQTPLDRFKDMVQVYLETVKASGKEAIAQFETSAVGKQLDLKLADNLDSLTVAAQKLQEDLAPYYKETWGLWVKDTEALRKELTKEMEEVKQKIQPFLEQFYKKWTEELEVYRQKLTPISEELKEMTKQKVEVLQQKLTPVAEEARDRLRGHVEELRKNLTPYSDELREKLSQKLQEIREKGIPQAAEYQAKVIQHLTAFREKVTPLVQDFKERLTPYAESLKTRFLNLLDNLRKNLAKGN